The genomic DNA GTCCGGCGAGCCGGGTCGCCTCCGGAGCGCACTGGCAGCCTGAAGGAAGCTTCTGCTAGACCGGCACCGACCCTGGACTGGCATGGGCGTGCGAACCCACGAGCAGACGGACTGTGGACCAACAGGTTCCTCTGGACGACCGCGCTGGTCCGAGAACCTGCAGGCAGGTGGACGTGGGTGGGGAAATGCTGGAGCAAAAGAGGCGCAGAGGCTTCTTTTGCCGAATCCGTGTAGTGGGACGCCCGACGCGGGGTGAGCGCGTGGGGTTGACTCAACGGACTGGGGTTTTGAAACTATGAACAGGGCAGTCGTGAGAGGAATAGCGAAGAGATTCCTGGACGTAACACTGTCACTTCTCGGTCTGTTACTTCTTTCTCCTGTGCTCGTAAGCGTAGGAGTGCTCGTGTGGGCAAGCATGGGGACACCCATCGTTTACCGGCAACGCCGGCCGGGATTGCACGGCAAGCCCTTCGTCCTGTACAAGTTCCGGACAATGTTGGACCTCCGCAATCCCGATGGGACACCTTTGCCTGACGAACAGCGCCTCACCCGCATTGGACGGTTCCTACGCAGCACGAGCCTGGATGAGCTCCCCGAACTCTTTAATGTCCTTAAGGGCGACATGAGTCTGGTGGGACCACGGCCGCTTCTGATGGAATACCTCGACCGGTACACGCCCGAGCAGGCTCGACGTCACGAGGTCAAACCCGGCATCACCGGGTGGGCGCAGGTGAACGGGCGCAACAGTCTGAGCTGGGAGGACAAGTTCCGGCTGGACGTCTGGTATGTGGACCACTGGACCCTCTGGCTTGACCTGAAGATCCTGTGGATGACGCTGCTCAAGGTAGCGCGCCGTGAAGGAATCAGTTATGACGGGTGTGCGACCATGCCGGAGTTCCGCGGACCGTTGAGCAAGTCATAAAAACCGTAGGGGCACGCGACCGCGGCCAACTTCACGCTGGACACCAACCCACGGACGCCTGGCTTGTAGGCAGACCGACCGGCATTTGACTAAATGTCTAAGCGTCGAACCGACGTGCAGAAGGAATAACGGGGACCACCGCGAACATTCAATTAGTGATTGAATTGCGCCGGGGGTCAGCCACGTGGATGCGTTTGTTAAAGATGGAGTGCTCTTAAAGGAACTGAAGCTCCTCACAGGTCTGATGAGAACGGAACGGGCCACTCATCTTGAACTCGCCAGATTCGCAGGGATGAGCCCGGCGATGGTGAACAACTATATGGTCCGCTTTCGCGATCGTGGCTACGTTAGGCGCGTAGGTGCGTCCAACCGTGCATCTTTCTACGAGTTGACCGAAGAGGGCGCCAACTACAGAGAAAGACTCCTGGTAGACTACAACGCTGAGCTAATACGGCTCTATAAGACTGCCAGGCATGAAATCGCTAGTCGCATTGAGGTGCTGCTCGGGCGAGAACCCCTGCGTATCTGCTTGTGCCCAGCAGGCGACACGGCCGAGGTCGTCCTGTCAGTAACGTCGGAGTTCCCGAACATCTTTGTAGTAGCAGTCCTTGATGACTCACCAGACAAGCAGTGTTCAGGGTTCATGGGGTATCGTGTGGCGCCGTTTGAGGAACTTCCGAGTATACGGTCTGATGGTGTGCTAGTAGCTACCATCTCCTTCGGTGACCTCATTGAGAAACGAGTCAAAGAAGTGGCAGGCGGCAGCGTTCGGGTCTGGAGATTATTCTGAAGGAAGGGTAGGTAGAGGGTATAATGGGTGTCGGAATCCTTGGTCTGGGATACTACTTGCCTGAAAGGGTCGTGAAAAACTCGGATCTTGAAGCCGTTTCAAAGGCAACTGATGAATGGATTGTGTCAAGAGTTGGCATCAGGGAACGCCGGGTGTGCTCTGAAGACGAAGCTGCATCCGATCTTGCATACAAGGCGTCGCTTGAGGCACTCGCGGACGCCGGTGTCGAACCTGCTGCCATTGACCTGATTATTGTTGCCTGCTCGAACCACGATATGATAATGCCGAGTACCGCCTGCATAGTTCAGGCGAAGCTCGGGGCGACAAATGCCGCTGCTCTCGATATCAGAGCTGGCTGCGCTGGTTTCATCTACGGATTGTCCGTTGCCGAGAAGTTCGTCAAAGATGGTACTACCAAGCTATCACTGGTCATAGGTGCAGAAGTCCATTCAAAGATGATGGACTGGCGTGATTACCGCACCAACGCGTTTTTCTCTGACGGCGCCGGCGCTGCGGTCGTAGGAGTTGTTCCTGACGGTTTCGGCATTCTGGGGACATTCCTTGCTGCAGAAGGACACCTCGGTGACGCCCTAGTTGTTCCCGCTGGCGGTTCTCGAATGCCTGCGAGCCACGAGACAGTTGCTGCAGGGCTACATTACATCAGGCATGACGGCAAGGCTATATGGGCTTTTGCTACAAGAGTCTTTCCCCACTCGGTTCGGCAAGCTGCCGAGCGGGCCAGTATACAGATCTCGGACATTGACTTTGTGATACCGCATCAAGCGAACGTAAACATGATAAGGCAGTGTATGGCAGAACTGGGGCTTCCCATGGAGAAAACCCACATAACACTCGACAGGTTCGGCAACTCTGCGTCTGGAACGGTGCCGATTACGCTCGCGGAAGCTGTCCGCCTCGGCAAGATCAAGAGGGGTGACACAATTGCCATGACTGCCTTCGGAGCTGGTCTAACCTACGGTGCTATCATCCTGAAATGGTACTAACGCGACATGAACTTATCACCTTAGCAGTAAACTGTGAGTTGGAGGGCGTCGTGTGAAACTGGAAGAGATAATCGCTGATGCACTGGGAATTCCTCTGGAATCCGTCCACGAGACTCTTACCGTTGAAGACGTTCAAAGCTGGGATTCACTCGCACACGTTGGCCTCGTAATCAGGCTGGAGGCTGCGTACCAGGTATCTTTTCAGCCGAGCGAGATTGAGCGCATGTATAAGTCTGTTGGTGATATCAGAGACGTTCTGCGTAGGAAGGGTGTGAATGTATAGTGCAGCGACCTCATAGACTAGCCTTTGATCATTTTGGGATCGCAGTGCAATCCATTAATGGTTCTCGAGCAACATACGACCGGCTCGGTATAGCTTCCGAGTGGACCGAAGAGGTGACCGATCCGGTACAAGCGGTACGTGTTGCGTTTGCCCGCATTGCCTCCAGCGGTCCAAGGATCGAGCTAGTTGCCCCCGCTGGCGAGAACTCTCCGGTTCAAAACGTCCTCGCTCGAAGCAGGGGGCTATCGCAACCGTACCACATTGCCTTCCGGACTAACGACATAGGAGCGGCTCTTGATTTCCTGAGAACACACGGTTCTGTCCAGCTCACTCACGTGAGTGCAGCACGGGCATTCGAGGGGAGCCAAATCGTGTTTGTATCCCTAAAGGATGGGTTAGTCATTGAACTTATCGAAGAGCCGTAAAGCTTCTTCCGGGTCTGGTCATCGGGAGGTGACGGGAGCTTGAGTTTGGACCTATTGTCGGCTGCCTGCGAGGCTATCAAGACAGGTAGCATCGAACGTGCGTCTGCAGCTGCCCGCGAGTACCTGAACTCCAATCCCGTACTGGGTGAAATGGCCCTAGCTTCGCGACTGGGAGATGTTCAAGTATCTATCAGTCGTGCAGACACGGTAAACCTGTACATGATTGGATCGTACACACTTGAGCCTCTTGTACCGTTCGTGCAGGCATGGGGCGTTGCGAACGCCCTATTCCTGAACGCGCGTGTGGGACCGTTTGGCCAGTACTGGCAGGAGATACTCAGCGCAGAGAGTCCAGTGTACTCAACGGACACCGACGTGGTTTTCTTGGCCCTTAGAGCGGAGGATTTAGTTCCCGATCTTGAGTTTAGGCCTACCTATGACGTGAACAAGGTAGGTTCAATTGTCGAGGACCTGGCTGGCCAGGTTGAAGCCATGGTTAAGAAGATCAGAGAGCGCAGCCGGGTGAAGATCATAGTTCAGGGGTTCGACATCTCCCGCTGCTACGCCGGGGGCCTTATTGCGTTTCAGGGAGACAACGGTACGCCCTGGATTATCAGGGAGTGCAACTTAAGGATCGCAAACCTGGCCCGGGCTGCACAAGATGTCGTATACCTGGATACCGAGGCAATGGTTGCCAACGTAGGCCCTCAGTGGTACAGCGAAAGCAACTGGTTTACTTCTGCTAACCCTCTCTCAGGTTATGGGTTGCGTGAACTTGCTCGCAATTTAGTGCGGGCAGTAGTTGCAATGCGCGGCAAGACAAAGAAGTGCATAGTCGTTGATCTCGACAACACATTGTGGGGAGGTATCATCGGCGAAGATGGGCCTCACGGGATCAAGGTGGGTCATAGTTACCCTGGAAACAACTACTCCTTTCTCCAGCGGTGGCTCAAAGCAATGGAGGGGCTGGGGTTCATCCTCGCGATAAACAGCAAGAACGAAGAGTCCCTTGTCCGGGAAGTGTTGAGCACGCATCCCGGCATGGTTCTTCGTGACAACGACTTCGCGCTGATCCTCGCGAACTGGAACGATAAAGCAAGCAACATCAGGGAAATCGCCGCGCGTCTAAACATCGGCACGGATACACTCGTCTTCATTGATGATAGTCCAGCCGAACTCGACTTGATCATGCAGGCCTACCCAGAGGTTGCATGCTGCCGGATGGACGAAATGCCCGTCCAGGTTATCCGCTCGGTCACTGAAAACGGTGGGCTCGACAAACTAACGATCACAGATGAGGACCGAAGCAGGACAGCGATGTACCTTGCCCAGGAGAGACGGGCCAAGCTAGAGGCGTCGTCCGATTCCCTTGAAGAATTCCTGCGCAACCTCCAAATGCGGGCTGTTATTGGTACCGTCGATTCGGGTAGCGTTGACCGCGTGGCCCAGTTAACTCAAAAGACCAATCAGTTTAACTTGACAACGAGGAGGTACACACCAGGGGAAATCCAGGCTATGGCCAAAGACCCAGACTACAGGGTCTTCTGGTTAGAACTGGAGGATAAGTTTGGCTCGAACGGAATCGTCGGGGTCGCCATAATTCGCGTGACAGCATCCGAGTGGCGGATAGATACATTGCTGCTCAGTTGCAGGGTAATGGGACGTACCGTCGAGGATGCCTTCGTCCGTGCTATTGCAGACGTGGCTTGGGTACAGGGTGCGACTGCTCTTATCGGCGAATACATACCGACCAAGCGCAACAGTGTGGTACGAGGACTCTACCAAAGGCTAGGGTTTGTCCAGATTGGTGAGTCTGGCAACGATGGGGTCACTCTGTGGAAGCTCGAGCTTCCAGCTAAGAACCTGGGAACCCCGTACGTTACCGTCGAGATGCGAAACGAAGTAAGCTACAAAAAGGAGGAGACGGCTTCTTGATTATCTCAAGAGTAACTGTAGCTGGCTCTGGGACAATGGGGTCTGGTATTGCCTGCTTGGCCGCACGGGCTGGCTTCTCGACTACTGTCGTAACACGAGACCCAAACAAGGCATTTGACCGTATTGTCACTTTGGCCCGAAAGGCCGCGGCGAAAGAGGGCAAAGGCGATGAGTATGTTGACGAAGTCATGTCTCGTATCTCCTGCACTCGTGACGTAGCCACATGTCTTACTGATCTTGTCATCGAGTGTCTTCCCGAAGACGTTCACATCAAGCGTGAGTGGTTTCGCGCGGCAGACAGAGCTCTTCCCCAGAGCGTTGCGTTTGCTTCTAATACCTCTTGCTTGCCCCTTGACGTGCTGTTTGAGGGCATCCGTGATCGGCTCTGCTTAGGTATCCATTTCTTTAACCCGGTGCATGCGATGCGTCTAGTGGAGGTTGCCCCAGTGGGAGACACACCTGCCAGGTGTCGTGACGGCGTCATCGAATTCTTACGTGCGCTCGGCAAGGAACCGGTGGAGGTACCTCCCAAGCCAGGGTACGTTGTGAATAGAATGCTCGATGCGTTTATCAATAGAGCCGCGCGGCTGGTCGAGGATGAGGGACTCGATCCCGAGACCGTTGATAAGTGTGTAACGCTGGGGACGAACCACCCTATGGGCCCCCTGGCACTTGCTGACCTCATTGGTATTGACACGCTGGTAGCCAATCTTGACGCGCTGTACCAAGCGTACAGAGACCCGGAATTCTTGCCCGCGAAATCGTTGGAGCGGCTGCTCCAACAAGGACGTCTGGGACGTAAGTCAGGTAGGGGATTCTTCTCTTATTTGTAGCGAAAGAAAGGGTGTGGCCATATGGGGAGGCTTCTCTACATATACGGTGCAAGCGGCTTAGGTAGGGAGATCGCCCAGCTGGTGGAGGACATTAACTCGGAGGGCGACGGCCCGGAGTGGGTCTGTCAGTTTCTTGACGACGACGTCTCCAGGCATGGCACCTGCGTGGCTGGCTACGAGGTTGTCGGGGATTGGCGGGTACTTGAACGTGCAGCAACAACCTGTGATGTTGCGGTCGCAGTTGCTAATCCAATCCAGAAGCGGTCAATCATAAGCAGGATTCAGCACTTTAACGTCAGATTCCCGACTCTCATACACCCGCGGGCATACGTTTCCACTAGGTCTCAGATCGGCGTCGGTACACTTATCCAGGCCGGATGTATACTCTCGGTAGAGAACCGCGTGGGCAACTTCGTTTTCCTTAACTTCAATGTAGTCGTTGGCCACGATGTTATTGTGGGGGATTATTCATCACTAATGACAGGAACAGTGCTGTCCGGCGGCGTTGTCCTTGAAGAAGCAGTATACACCGGGACAAGCGTGACGACCATCCCGAACGTGGTTCTCGGAAGAGAGTGTATCGTGGGAGCTGGTGCGACTGTCATCCGAAACGTCCAACCGGGAGTCACGGTTGCCGGCGTGCCAGCTAGACCGCTGCATAAGGAAACGACTGACTGAGCATTCCGGTTTGCTCTCGTGCTACCGACTGGAGGTTTAGCAATGCAAGTCCACCTTTCCCGTCCGGACATCACGGACCGCGAAATTACCATCATCAACGAGGTCATCCGATCTCCCATCCTCGCGCTCGGTCCTAAACTCGTGGAATTCGAGCGGGCCATCGCCAGCTATGTTGGCAGAAAGCACGCTGTTGCCGTCAACAGCGGCACAAGCGGCTTGCATCTCCTTGTCCGTGCCTTCGGCATCGGCGAGGGGGACGAGGTTATAACAACCCCGTTCAGCTTCATCGCGTCCAGCAACTGCATCCTCTATGAGAAGGCGAAGCCGGTGTTCGTGGACATTGAGCCCGATACCGCGAACATTGACCCGAACCTCATCGAGGACGCCATCACTCCCCGCGCGAAGGCCATCCTCCCGGTGGACGCC from Bacillota bacterium includes the following:
- a CDS encoding sugar transferase, producing MNRAVVRGIAKRFLDVTLSLLGLLLLSPVLVSVGVLVWASMGTPIVYRQRRPGLHGKPFVLYKFRTMLDLRNPDGTPLPDEQRLTRIGRFLRSTSLDELPELFNVLKGDMSLVGPRPLLMEYLDRYTPEQARRHEVKPGITGWAQVNGRNSLSWEDKFRLDVWYVDHWTLWLDLKILWMTLLKVARREGISYDGCATMPEFRGPLSKS
- a CDS encoding winged helix-turn-helix transcriptional regulator gives rise to the protein MDAFVKDGVLLKELKLLTGLMRTERATHLELARFAGMSPAMVNNYMVRFRDRGYVRRVGASNRASFYELTEEGANYRERLLVDYNAELIRLYKTARHEIASRIEVLLGREPLRICLCPAGDTAEVVLSVTSEFPNIFVVAVLDDSPDKQCSGFMGYRVAPFEELPSIRSDGVLVATISFGDLIEKRVKEVAGGSVRVWRLF
- a CDS encoding ketoacyl-ACP synthase III, coding for MGVGILGLGYYLPERVVKNSDLEAVSKATDEWIVSRVGIRERRVCSEDEAASDLAYKASLEALADAGVEPAAIDLIIVACSNHDMIMPSTACIVQAKLGATNAAALDIRAGCAGFIYGLSVAEKFVKDGTTKLSLVIGAEVHSKMMDWRDYRTNAFFSDGAGAAVVGVVPDGFGILGTFLAAEGHLGDALVVPAGGSRMPASHETVAAGLHYIRHDGKAIWAFATRVFPHSVRQAAERASIQISDIDFVIPHQANVNMIRQCMAELGLPMEKTHITLDRFGNSASGTVPITLAEAVRLGKIKRGDTIAMTAFGAGLTYGAIILKWY
- a CDS encoding acyl carrier protein → MKLEEIIADALGIPLESVHETLTVEDVQSWDSLAHVGLVIRLEAAYQVSFQPSEIERMYKSVGDIRDVLRRKGVNV
- a CDS encoding HAD-IIIC family phosphatase, giving the protein MSLDLLSAACEAIKTGSIERASAAAREYLNSNPVLGEMALASRLGDVQVSISRADTVNLYMIGSYTLEPLVPFVQAWGVANALFLNARVGPFGQYWQEILSAESPVYSTDTDVVFLALRAEDLVPDLEFRPTYDVNKVGSIVEDLAGQVEAMVKKIRERSRVKIIVQGFDISRCYAGGLIAFQGDNGTPWIIRECNLRIANLARAAQDVVYLDTEAMVANVGPQWYSESNWFTSANPLSGYGLRELARNLVRAVVAMRGKTKKCIVVDLDNTLWGGIIGEDGPHGIKVGHSYPGNNYSFLQRWLKAMEGLGFILAINSKNEESLVREVLSTHPGMVLRDNDFALILANWNDKASNIREIAARLNIGTDTLVFIDDSPAELDLIMQAYPEVACCRMDEMPVQVIRSVTENGGLDKLTITDEDRSRTAMYLAQERRAKLEASSDSLEEFLRNLQMRAVIGTVDSGSVDRVAQLTQKTNQFNLTTRRYTPGEIQAMAKDPDYRVFWLELEDKFGSNGIVGVAIIRVTASEWRIDTLLLSCRVMGRTVEDAFVRAIADVAWVQGATALIGEYIPTKRNSVVRGLYQRLGFVQIGESGNDGVTLWKLELPAKNLGTPYVTVEMRNEVSYKKEETAS
- a CDS encoding 3-hydroxyacyl-CoA dehydrogenase family protein; translation: MIISRVTVAGSGTMGSGIACLAARAGFSTTVVTRDPNKAFDRIVTLARKAAAKEGKGDEYVDEVMSRISCTRDVATCLTDLVIECLPEDVHIKREWFRAADRALPQSVAFASNTSCLPLDVLFEGIRDRLCLGIHFFNPVHAMRLVEVAPVGDTPARCRDGVIEFLRALGKEPVEVPPKPGYVVNRMLDAFINRAARLVEDEGLDPETVDKCVTLGTNHPMGPLALADLIGIDTLVANLDALYQAYRDPEFLPAKSLERLLQQGRLGRKSGRGFFSYL
- a CDS encoding DegT/DnrJ/EryC1/StrS aminotransferase family protein, whose translation is MQVHLSRPDITDREITIINEVIRSPILALGPKLVEFERAIASYVGRKHAVAVNSGTSGLHLLVRAFGIGEGDEVITTPFSFIASSNCILYEKAKPVFVDIEPDTANIDPNLIEDAITPRAKAILPVDA